In Allocoleopsis franciscana PCC 7113, a single genomic region encodes these proteins:
- a CDS encoding antibiotic biosynthesis monooxygenase family protein has protein sequence MILEVAILDVKPSMVNEFETAFKTASTIIASMPGYISHELQRCLETTNRYILLVRWHSLEDHTIGFRQSPEYQQWRSLLHHFYDPFPTVEHYEVVAFG, from the coding sequence ATGATACTAGAGGTTGCCATCCTTGATGTTAAGCCCAGTATGGTTAATGAGTTTGAAACAGCTTTTAAAACAGCTTCAACCATTATTGCCTCCATGCCAGGGTACATCTCTCATGAACTCCAACGTTGCTTAGAAACCACGAACCGTTATATTCTACTTGTGCGCTGGCATTCGTTAGAAGACCACACCATTGGGTTTCGACAATCGCCAGAGTACCAACAGTGGCGTTCCTTGTTGCATCACTTCTATGACCCGTTCCCAACAGTGGAACACTATGAGGTGGTTGCTTTTGGCTAG
- a CDS encoding TniB family NTP-binding protein — protein MTFKERLYIVNNIYVVYPRFKEILSAINDCRHFSDLKDEPECLFLKGATGAGKTTLIKSYEKDYPRKETPEGTVVPILSVTIPSPATVKSVVSKLLWELGDPAYERGTISTQTIRLIGLMKDCGVSLVFLDEFQHFIDRDSAKVLKTVSDWLKDLILDTKVPMVLIGLPEAETVFQFNPQLSRRFANRHNLSPFEWSVDAGKEFRTFLHAVESQLPLLEPSDLASEEMALRFYYASDGIVAYVMKLVRYGAHLALKQGQEKLDLNVLAIAFDKYVKADKPTKHNPFLTDEFLGDSQENMTFFKPNQVGATNSRIKPKKKTKKASDVLHK, from the coding sequence ATGACCTTTAAAGAGCGGCTCTACATTGTCAATAACATCTACGTCGTCTATCCCCGGTTCAAGGAAATTCTAAGTGCCATCAATGATTGTCGTCATTTTTCGGACTTGAAAGATGAACCGGAATGCTTATTTTTAAAGGGTGCGACGGGAGCCGGGAAAACTACGCTCATCAAGAGCTATGAAAAAGACTATCCCAGAAAAGAAACTCCAGAAGGGACTGTAGTTCCAATCCTGTCTGTCACGATTCCTTCCCCTGCTACCGTCAAAAGCGTCGTCAGTAAGCTGCTGTGGGAATTGGGAGACCCAGCCTATGAGCGGGGCACTATCAGCACTCAGACAATCCGGCTGATTGGATTGATGAAAGATTGTGGGGTATCTCTTGTTTTCTTAGATGAATTCCAGCATTTTATTGACCGAGATTCAGCTAAAGTCCTCAAAACGGTATCCGACTGGTTGAAGGACTTGATATTAGATACAAAAGTGCCAATGGTCTTAATTGGACTGCCGGAGGCGGAAACTGTTTTCCAGTTCAACCCGCAATTGAGCCGGAGGTTTGCTAATCGGCATAATCTTAGCCCTTTTGAGTGGTCGGTGGATGCTGGGAAAGAATTTCGCACGTTTCTCCACGCAGTCGAGTCTCAACTTCCCTTATTGGAGCCGTCGGATTTGGCTAGTGAGGAAATGGCACTCCGTTTTTACTATGCCTCAGACGGAATTGTCGCCTACGTCATGAAGCTGGTTCGGTATGGAGCACATCTAGCCTTGAAGCAAGGGCAAGAAAAACTGGACTTAAATGTTTTAGCGATTGCCTTTGACAAGTATGTCAAAGCCGATAAGCCGACTAAGCATAATCCCTTTTTAACTGATGAATTTCTGGGTGATAGTCAAGAGAATATGACTTTTTTCAAGCCAAATCAGGTCGGAGCTACTAACTCCAGAATCAAACCGAAGAAGAAAACTAAAAAGGCATCAGATGTTTTGCATAAATAG
- a CDS encoding TniQ family protein — MRRPRPYPDESLAGYIIRLTEANYYSSPQWIFQMAGLRARGIYGNVFNREKDDLSRLSNISGVEADILWSMAFPANTLMYPKAVKQVKVFDHVVPTDALNRQQIQLCPICLQEKPYYRFLWELSIVSACPLHHCLLIDRCPQCQEPIHWSRPKIAICSCQFDWRSFQPPAVSSEHITLSNLIYKLCHLDGLPSENHLRVSSDNPVTQLNLGSLVNLLVSLLRFCRLPGIRYQVFPPKEASLGFDLKSASEFERVFALLKNWPNNFCQLMDRHEVFLGYGASNRYVSSWRFRDVQIFFESVFIWFAQKPWEFIQEVFADYFERFLRKVAIKNIQISFYKNFRYYSICISLTRKTRLTEKLASRSELEGLTLAKLFAESRIDMYNETLFFRMRYFPDCF, encoded by the coding sequence TTGAGGAGACCTCGTCCCTATCCCGATGAAAGTCTGGCGGGTTATATCATCCGACTTACTGAGGCCAACTACTACTCGTCTCCTCAGTGGATTTTTCAAATGGCCGGCTTGAGAGCAAGAGGCATATATGGCAATGTCTTCAATCGTGAGAAAGATGATTTATCTAGGCTGAGCAATATTTCTGGTGTCGAGGCAGATATTCTTTGGTCGATGGCATTTCCTGCCAATACCTTGATGTACCCTAAAGCTGTGAAGCAAGTTAAGGTTTTTGACCATGTTGTTCCCACCGATGCTTTGAATCGCCAGCAGATTCAACTGTGTCCGATTTGTTTACAAGAAAAACCTTATTATCGTTTCTTATGGGAGTTATCAATTGTTAGTGCCTGTCCTCTTCATCATTGTTTACTGATTGATAGATGTCCCCAGTGTCAAGAGCCGATTCACTGGTCTAGACCTAAAATAGCTATATGCTCCTGTCAATTTGACTGGCGCTCTTTTCAGCCACCAGCCGTGTCAAGCGAACACATTACCTTATCCAATCTTATCTATAAGCTGTGTCATCTAGATGGTTTGCCTTCTGAGAATCACTTAAGAGTATCTTCAGATAATCCTGTGACTCAATTAAATTTGGGGAGCCTAGTGAATCTTTTAGTTTCTCTGTTAAGATTTTGTCGCCTTCCGGGAATTAGATACCAAGTGTTTCCGCCCAAAGAAGCAAGTTTAGGATTTGACTTGAAATCGGCGAGTGAGTTTGAGCGAGTTTTTGCTTTATTGAAAAATTGGCCGAATAACTTCTGTCAATTAATGGATAGGCACGAGGTTTTTCTTGGATATGGTGCTTCTAACAGGTATGTTTCTAGCTGGCGGTTCAGAGATGTCCAGATTTTTTTTGAATCAGTGTTTATTTGGTTCGCTCAAAAGCCTTGGGAATTTATCCAAGAGGTATTCGCCGATTATTTTGAGAGATTTTTGAGAAAGGTTGCCATTAAAAATATCCAAATATCTTTCTATAAAAATTTTCGCTATTACTCAATTTGTATCTCGTTAACTCGAAAAACTCGTCTAACCGAAAAATTAGCATCTAGGTCGGAGCTAGAAGGACTAACCTTAGCTAAACTTTTTGCTGAAAGTCGAATCGATATGTATAACGAAACCCTTTTCTTTCGGATGAGATACTTCCCTGACTGCTTCTAG
- a CDS encoding Mu transposase C-terminal domain-containing protein, with product MTRISLRKGLHLAWQGREYVIEQCLTTGEVLLQDVLTNHLSSLKATALTQLLVQGELEFIEIEATRGKQSYSQKGYISADFTQLPSELREESKRRYRYIERVLSNNILKRTALNLKPIIDQVALEIEDSQPPSWLTLWRWLKDYEASGRDIRSLVPKYVSKGNRQPRLNPEVRKIISKAIEQVYLKPSQASGTDVYERVIIEINQSNRLRETIGQDSLEIPNIAAIYRAIRQLDPYVKAVGRYGKRIASQMYDPVQKGPHPLRPLERVEIDHTKLPLFVVDTQTRMPIGTPWLTSAIDKYSGVVLGYYASFEPPSYLSVMQCLLHAIRPKNYLHSQFKSVENTWDTYGLPEVIVVDNGKEFYSTHFEDACLQLGIVIQYSPPKMPWYKSAIERYFGALNSQLLSDAPGKTFSNFLQLSDYDPKKNAVISFEALQEILHIFIVDIHNQSSHPELKSPRFKVWELAITEWTPALPPSNQELKVLMGGITTRKVSRRGVEFEGLLYNSSELARLRSNHQSTEKATVKYDPTDLSCIYVLDPTTHQFLEVPALSLEYTKGLTLWQHQVVKQLARQEAETVDIVALSLAKEKIQLIVEREWNSSKKGRTRTAMARWLGIGRSGSGECSQSQETFDSSSQPHSISGLSDLGSTHNPNPAQESLSSPERPQTSQPKSRRRSSTNTGDKKVNSAAQPENRDTSTDNWQPDLSGWDVSIGLPTYLSETEPDADR from the coding sequence ATGACCCGAATCTCTTTAAGAAAAGGACTACATTTAGCATGGCAAGGTCGTGAATATGTGATTGAGCAATGTTTAACAACAGGAGAAGTTCTTCTTCAAGACGTACTCACCAATCATCTATCCAGCCTCAAAGCCACAGCCTTAACTCAGTTGCTCGTTCAAGGGGAGCTTGAGTTTATTGAAATTGAAGCTACAAGAGGAAAACAAAGTTATTCCCAAAAAGGATATATTAGCGCAGATTTTACCCAGCTTCCCTCAGAATTAAGAGAAGAATCGAAAAGAAGATACAGGTATATAGAACGGGTTCTCTCCAACAACATCTTGAAGCGAACTGCGTTAAACTTAAAACCCATTATCGACCAGGTGGCTCTTGAAATTGAAGATAGCCAACCTCCCTCATGGCTGACACTCTGGAGATGGCTAAAGGATTACGAAGCATCGGGAAGAGATATTCGCTCTTTAGTACCCAAATATGTATCCAAAGGCAATCGTCAACCCCGACTCAACCCAGAAGTCCGGAAAATCATCTCCAAGGCAATTGAACAAGTGTATCTCAAACCCTCTCAAGCCTCCGGTACTGATGTTTATGAACGGGTAATTATCGAGATTAATCAGTCTAATCGGCTGCGAGAAACTATCGGGCAAGACTCCTTAGAAATCCCCAACATTGCAGCTATCTATCGTGCTATTCGCCAATTAGACCCTTACGTCAAAGCCGTGGGTCGCTATGGCAAAAGAATCGCCAGCCAGATGTATGACCCGGTTCAAAAAGGTCCGCATCCACTCCGTCCCTTAGAAAGGGTGGAAATTGACCATACTAAATTACCACTGTTTGTTGTGGATACCCAAACCCGGATGCCGATTGGTACTCCTTGGCTGACCAGCGCCATCGATAAGTATTCAGGAGTGGTACTGGGTTATTACGCCAGTTTTGAGCCGCCTTCTTATTTATCGGTGATGCAATGCCTACTGCACGCTATTCGCCCTAAAAATTATCTTCATTCCCAGTTCAAGAGTGTGGAAAATACCTGGGATACCTACGGACTGCCGGAAGTAATTGTCGTTGACAACGGCAAAGAGTTTTACAGCACTCACTTTGAAGATGCCTGTCTTCAGCTCGGAATCGTCATCCAATACTCTCCCCCCAAAATGCCTTGGTACAAGAGTGCTATAGAGCGGTATTTCGGAGCTTTAAATAGTCAGTTGCTTTCGGATGCTCCTGGCAAAACCTTCTCTAACTTCCTGCAACTGTCGGATTACGACCCCAAAAAGAATGCGGTAATTTCGTTTGAAGCCCTGCAAGAAATTCTCCACATTTTTATTGTCGATATCCATAACCAGAGTTCCCATCCCGAACTGAAATCTCCTCGCTTTAAAGTTTGGGAATTAGCGATTACTGAATGGACGCCAGCTTTACCGCCGTCTAATCAAGAACTGAAAGTTTTAATGGGCGGCATCACCACCCGAAAAGTTAGCAGAAGAGGGGTGGAGTTTGAAGGTCTGCTCTACAACAGCAGTGAACTGGCGCGGCTGCGGTCAAATCATCAAAGTACTGAGAAAGCAACGGTTAAGTATGACCCCACTGATTTATCTTGCATCTATGTCTTAGACCCCACAACTCATCAATTTTTAGAGGTGCCTGCGCTTTCTCTTGAATATACTAAAGGGTTGACCCTTTGGCAGCACCAAGTCGTTAAACAGCTGGCACGTCAAGAAGCCGAAACAGTGGACATTGTGGCTTTGTCCTTAGCCAAAGAAAAGATTCAACTCATTGTCGAGCGGGAATGGAATTCATCAAAGAAAGGTCGAACTCGTACTGCAATGGCGAGGTGGTTGGGGATTGGACGCTCTGGTTCTGGTGAGTGTAGTCAAAGCCAAGAAACGTTCGACAGCAGCAGTCAACCTCATTCGATATCAGGACTCTCAGACTTGGGCAGTACCCATAATCCCAATCCTGCCCAAGAATCTCTCTCATCACCAGAACGGCCACAGACATCTCAACCCAAGTCCCGTCGTCGGTCATCCACTAACACGGGTGATAAGAAAGTGAACTCAGCAGCTCAACCCGAAAACCGTGATACTTCAACCGATAATTGGCAACCAGATTTATCCGGATGGGATGTCAGCATCGGGTTACCAACTTACCTCAGTGAGACCGAACCCGATGCAGATAGATAA
- a CDS encoding tyrosine-type recombinase/integrase encodes MRAKPKAPDRSAPEDGVEDQELLWMWLHAKSDRTRAVYREEALKFLAWVNKPLKAVTLVDLYRYVDSRGNLASATKARIVNTLKSLFRFAHEAGYCPVNVALKLKPPKVRNRLAERLLTQQDVVRLIENATSDRNKVLLLLAYTTGLRVSEICGLKWRDLVAKQGGGQLVVYGKGGKTRYLWLPTPVWMAVERLRGTASASDPVFVSRKKGGHLSRSMVMRIVKAAALKAGIDAPVSPHWLRHAHASHALERGAPLHLVQHTLGHSQIQSVAVYLHIQPMDSSARFLSWIVSDGLINQVEANEVTEAISFAGALRAIAPITVEVLPSSPIPKLPESRSASDIEVSSAVVE; translated from the coding sequence ATGAGAGCCAAACCGAAGGCTCCCGATCGCTCTGCGCCAGAAGACGGCGTGGAAGACCAGGAACTATTGTGGATGTGGTTGCACGCTAAAAGCGATCGCACCCGTGCTGTCTATAGAGAGGAAGCTCTTAAGTTCCTAGCTTGGGTCAATAAGCCTTTAAAAGCAGTGACTTTAGTAGACCTCTACAGGTATGTGGACAGTCGGGGGAACTTAGCATCTGCCACCAAAGCTCGGATTGTCAATACGTTGAAGTCTTTGTTTCGCTTTGCCCACGAAGCGGGTTATTGCCCCGTTAACGTGGCTTTAAAACTGAAGCCTCCTAAAGTTCGCAATCGCTTAGCTGAACGGTTGCTCACCCAGCAGGACGTTGTGCGGTTAATCGAGAATGCTACGAGCGATCGCAACAAAGTTTTGCTGTTGTTGGCCTATACAACGGGGTTAAGAGTTTCCGAGATTTGCGGTTTGAAATGGCGCGATCTGGTTGCCAAACAGGGTGGGGGACAACTGGTGGTGTACGGAAAAGGGGGAAAAACTCGCTATCTTTGGCTTCCAACTCCAGTATGGATGGCTGTGGAACGTTTAAGAGGGACAGCGAGTGCGAGTGACCCTGTGTTTGTCTCGCGGAAAAAAGGGGGACATTTAAGCCGCTCAATGGTGATGCGAATTGTCAAAGCGGCGGCTCTAAAAGCAGGGATTGACGCACCAGTCAGTCCGCATTGGTTGAGACATGCCCACGCAAGTCATGCTTTGGAGCGAGGAGCGCCACTACATTTGGTACAGCATACCTTAGGACACTCGCAAATTCAATCCGTCGCTGTTTATCTCCACATTCAGCCGATGGATAGTTCGGCGAGATTTTTGAGTTGGATCGTTTCTGATGGACTAATCAATCAGGTAGAGGCTAATGAGGTGACAGAAGCGATCAGCTTTGCTGGTGCGCTTCGCGCAATCGCTCCAATCACAGTGGAAGTTCTACCCTCAAGTCCGATTCCAAAGCTTCCAGAATCGAGGAGTGCTTCTGACATAGAAGTCAGTTCGGCTGTTGTCGAATAA
- a CDS encoding TnsA endonuclease N-terminal domain-containing protein, producing the protein MPSGAARARKITNAGNRKVIGKFPSLKMNAVIWWESQLERDYIYLLEIDPEVLSYGEQPFTISYTDKGKPRRYTPDFVVTRPQKTQVVEVKPSNQAQTEKNLNLFRKIAPICTANNQEFVVVTELRIRVQPRLNNIKLLYRYARVPLSLSNYLDCLQYFHSTEPICLLNAERDLKERGINRSLMLRLLWCGFLVTDLMQPINAESLIRLSKEAPSWERLKIQ; encoded by the coding sequence GTGCCATCGGGAGCAGCCAGAGCCAGAAAAATCACCAATGCAGGCAACCGCAAGGTTATCGGCAAGTTTCCCAGCTTAAAGATGAACGCGGTTATCTGGTGGGAGTCGCAGCTAGAACGCGACTACATCTACCTGCTCGAAATCGACCCAGAAGTCCTGTCCTATGGCGAACAGCCCTTTACGATTTCCTATACCGACAAAGGGAAACCCAGAAGGTATACACCCGACTTTGTGGTCACTAGGCCCCAAAAAACACAAGTTGTAGAAGTTAAACCGTCTAACCAGGCTCAGACCGAGAAAAATCTCAATCTCTTCCGAAAAATCGCTCCGATTTGCACAGCTAACAACCAGGAGTTCGTTGTTGTCACCGAGCTTCGGATTCGAGTGCAGCCAAGACTCAACAATATCAAGCTGCTCTACAGATATGCCAGAGTACCCCTATCGCTCTCCAACTATCTAGATTGCCTGCAATATTTTCACTCCACCGAACCGATTTGTCTACTGAATGCAGAGCGAGACTTGAAAGAGAGAGGAATTAATCGTTCTTTAATGTTGCGATTGCTTTGGTGTGGTTTTCTGGTGACTGATTTGATGCAACCCATTAACGCAGAAAGTCTAATTCGACTCTCAAAAGAAGCTCCTAGTTGGGAGAGATTGAAAATCCAATGA
- a CDS encoding heme-binding protein: MKLENLLLPIGVLAVVAIAFFAYSATAAPLPEGFPPPTPEGQIEVKQYPAYRSATVRYSGELSMAANRAFDPLYRHISSNNISMTAPVETRYPVSTLEANEIGAPDERGEALVSFLYRSTDIYPSEIAQNIQVEDIAPMTVVSLGLKGSYDYSSYQKNMERLREWLAQHPEWTVVGSPRRFFYDAPYVPEPAKRSEIQIPIRRVNS, translated from the coding sequence GTGAAGCTAGAGAATTTGCTTTTACCGATAGGCGTGTTGGCAGTAGTTGCGATCGCATTTTTCGCCTACAGTGCTACTGCTGCTCCCTTGCCAGAAGGATTTCCCCCTCCAACACCAGAAGGACAAATTGAAGTCAAACAATATCCTGCCTACCGTTCTGCCACAGTTCGCTATTCAGGAGAACTCTCAATGGCAGCCAATAGAGCCTTTGACCCTCTCTATCGCCACATCAGCTCTAACAATATCTCCATGACAGCTCCGGTAGAAACCCGTTATCCAGTTAGCACCCTGGAAGCCAATGAGATAGGCGCACCCGATGAACGCGGTGAAGCGCTTGTTTCATTCCTCTACCGCAGCACTGACATCTACCCTTCTGAGATTGCACAAAACATCCAGGTAGAAGACATTGCACCCATGACAGTCGTCAGTCTTGGGCTAAAAGGCAGTTACGATTACTCCAGCTACCAAAAGAACATGGAACGGTTACGAGAGTGGTTAGCGCAGCACCCAGAGTGGACTGTTGTCGGTTCACCTCGCCGCTTCTTCTACGATGCTCCCTATGTCCCCGAACCTGCCAAGCGCAGTGAAATCCAAATTCCAATTCGTCGGGTAAATAGCTAG
- a CDS encoding CDP-alcohol phosphatidyltransferase family protein — translation MNDTSEIAKTESPRSLLAAVIQFVPAALVILRFFIGPLLLLNAIDGKTDAWFIVGFVAAFLSDIFDGVIARRLGVSTASLRRADSWADVCLYICVAISAFLVHSDVIIAFSHGLSAVVGIQLIWWVVNLAKYGQPASYHTYSAKTWGVTLFVATIALFGFGYGGLTLNLAIAVGIIHTLEEIAMTLILPQWTHDVLSIVHALRLRQSY, via the coding sequence ATGAACGACACGAGTGAAATTGCGAAAACCGAAAGCCCTCGCTCACTATTGGCGGCAGTGATTCAATTTGTTCCTGCCGCACTCGTCATCCTCCGCTTTTTCATAGGACCGTTACTACTACTCAATGCGATCGATGGCAAGACAGATGCCTGGTTCATTGTTGGGTTTGTAGCAGCGTTTCTCTCAGATATCTTTGATGGTGTCATCGCACGCCGTCTCGGTGTTAGTACCGCTTCCCTGAGAAGGGCTGATAGTTGGGCAGATGTCTGCCTGTATATTTGCGTTGCAATCAGTGCTTTTTTGGTGCATTCTGATGTGATTATTGCCTTCTCTCATGGGTTGAGTGCGGTAGTCGGCATTCAATTGATTTGGTGGGTCGTGAATTTAGCCAAATACGGTCAACCTGCCAGCTATCATACTTATTCAGCCAAAACCTGGGGAGTCACCCTGTTTGTTGCCACGATCGCTCTGTTCGGCTTTGGTTATGGAGGATTGACGCTGAATCTTGCGATCGCCGTGGGCATTATTCACACTCTAGAAGAAATTGCAATGACGTTAATCCTTCCTCAGTGGACTCATGATGTATTGAGTATTGTACATGCACTCAGGTTGCGCCAATCTTACTAA